The Streptomyces sp. NBC_00286 nucleotide sequence GCCCCCGTTGCGGCGGAACCTCGCTGTCGCCGTGTATCGCGATCCCGGAGGTCAGCCGGTCCAGCACTCCGGGCGCCACGCCTGCGACCACGAAGTCCGCCTCCTGGAGGGCGCCGTCGGCCAGCTCCAGGCCCGCTGCACGGCCGTCCTTCTCGACGATCCGCTCGACGGCCGTATCGAAGTGGAACTCGACCCGCCGGGCCAGGCAACGCTCGTACACGGCCCGCGCCAACTCCCGTATCCCACCGCGCACGTACCACGTCCCGAAGGCATGCTCCATGTACGGCAGCACGGTCGCGGCGGCCGGAGCGACGCGCGGGTCGAGGCCGTAGGCGAGGGCGTGGCTCTCCAAGAGGGCCGCGAGTCGCGCGTCACCCAGCTCCCAGGCGCCGACCTCCGCGAGAGTCGTCGCTGTCCGGGTACGCAGCAGACGCCGCTGCTTGACCGGCGGATAGGGCTCACGCTCGGCGAGAATCTGCCAGTTGGGCCACAGGGGCTCTTCGAGCAGCGGTCGGCGCGTACGGTCCCAGGCCTCGCGCGCCCGTACCAAAAGCTTGCCCCAGCGCTCTCCCGCGCCCGCACCGAGGGCCGCTTCCAGGGCTGAGACGACTCCCGCGCGCGAGGCGTTCGGCAGCGAGACCTCCGTGCCGTCCGCGAAGAGGTGGTGCGAGGCCGGGTCCACCTGGACCAGGTCGACGCACTTCTCCAGGGGTTCCTTGCCGGTCTTGACGAACAGATCGCGGTAGACCGCGGGCAGAGGCAGCAGGCCCGGGCCTATGTCGAAGACGAAGCCGTCGCGCTCAAGGATGCCCACCGACCCGCCGTACGTCGCCGCGCGCTCGTACACCACCACCCGGTGGCCCGCGACGGCCAGCCGGGCGGCGGCCGCCAGCGCGCCCATCCCGGCGCCGATCACCGCAATTCGTGCCATGCCAGGGACTGTATCGGCCGCCACTGACAACGCCGCCGCCACCATCGGCTTGCCACCGCCTCGCGCGCGTGGGTCCCGGATTCCGGCCCAGGAGAGCGGCGCGGGAGTAGCGGCACGGAGGCGTTCGTAACCAGTAGGCAACGGTGCGTTCTGGGCCTGAGTGCGCAGGACTGAGTAGCCGTACCTAGTCAGAGAGATGAGTACGCGCGCGGATGGGGCCCGACCTGCGCGAACGAGAGAGTGGGGGCACGGAAAGGGGCGCGGCTCCGGCACCGCCGACACGGGGCGGCGGAACGGTGCAGCGCCCTTGGCCGCTCCTTCCGCCGAGAAGTGGGGCGGGAGCGAGGCACGGGGGAACCGGGGGGAGACCGAAACGGGGGAAGTAACGGGGGAGCAAGAAGGGCGCCGGTCCGGCGTGGCCCGCGGGGGACGCGGCCACCTCGGACCGGCGCTCGCTTTTTGGCCCCCTGTGTCCCCGGGTGCTTCAGCGGTTGCCGCTCACCCGTCCCTGAAGCAGCCGCGACAGTGCCGCGTGGACGTCGTCCAGGGAGCGCTCCGGCTGGAAGGCCTGCCAGTCCAGGGCGGCCACCAGGACCATGCCCACCAGGGCCGCCGCCGTGAGCGGGATGTCGATCTCGTCGCTCAGCTCGCCGTTCGCGACGGCGTCGCGCAGAACTCCCTCGACCACCGCGACGGCCTCCTGCCTGACCACCATCAGCGTGGACTGCCAGGCCCGGTTCGTACGCCACAGCTCCGCCACGTACAGCTGCGTGAAGGCCGGATAGCGGTCGATGAACACGAGCCCCGCCCGGATCATCGCGTCCAGGGCGTCGACCTTGCTGCCGCCCTCCTGAGCGGTCTTCTCGGCCGCCTCCCGGAGAGAGGCGGTGAGGAGTCTCACGCCGTGCCGGAGCAGCTCTTCGAAGAGGACAGATTTGCTCGCGAAGTTGTAGTAGACGGTGCCCTTCGCGACCCCGGCGCGCTCGGCGATCTCGTCCACGGTGGTGGCCGAGAAGCCCTGCTCGGCGATGAGCGTCACGGCGGCCTCGTAGAGCTTCTGTCGGGTCAGCTGTCTCCGGCCGCTGCCGCTGCCCATGGCCTTGCTGCTTTCCATGGCCCTGATTCTCACAGGCTGAGCTCCCGTACGCCCCGCGTCCGGCGGCCCCTCGATCACTGTCCCGAACGCTAGATCGAATCAAAAGCCCAGGTCAGAACGCGTTGTCAGTGGCATACCTCACGATGGGCACATACGGCATCACCTGACATGCCGTTGCCGTCACACAGACGACAGGAGGTTCGTCATGGCCAGCTACCACGCAGCCGCCGCCCGTCGGCGCCGCGCCACCGGCCCTGCCCCCTCACTGACCGGACCGGCGAGCGACGTACACCCCGTGCTCCGCCGGGCCACGGCCCCGCCCGCCGCGCTCGACCTGCTCGCGCAGGCCCGCGCCGGACTCGACGAGGCGGCCCTACTGGAAACGCCCAACGAGCGCTACGCGACGGCCCACCTCGCGGCCCTGCGCACCGCCGCCGCCGTGCTCGCCGCCCGGGGCCGCCCTGAGTCCAGTCCGAGGCGCCGGGCGAAGATCCGGAGCGCCTGGGAAGTGCTCCCCGAGATCGCGCCCGAACTCACCGAGTGGAGCGCGCTGTTCGCCTCCGGAGCCAGCCGCCGCGCCCGCGCGGAGGCAGGCATACAGGGCGCGGCCAGCAGCCGCGACGCCGACGACCTGCTGCGTGACGTGGCGATGTTCCTGCGCCTCGTCGAGCGCATGCTCGTCCTGCAGCCTGTACTGCCCCAGCCCCGGCAGGACGCCGACCAGGAAGAACCAGACGTACCGGAGGTACCGGATGCGGGATGAACGACACAGAAGCGCGATGAGAGAGGTCGCGTCCCCCGGGGGCGGACTCGGTACGGCCGCTCGCCCAGGCACTGCCGTCCGTCGCGCGAGACGGAGGGCCGGGCACGGGGCCGGAGGCAATAGGGTTGGCATCGCCTGCACCTTTCCCTGGCCGTACAGGTCCGGGGAAGGCATCCCCATCGCTCCGCCGTAGCCGAGGCGGTGCCGCGCCGAGGAGTCAACTGCCGTGTCGGACCCGTCGCGCCCCCGCGCTTCTCTCCGTACCGCCGTGGTCTGGGACGTCCTGAAGGACGCCCTCGACCGCCGGGTCAAGGCCACCGGCCGGGAGTCGCTCGACGTGCTCGACACAGGAGGCGGCAGCGGCAAGTTCGCGGTGCCCGCCGCCCGCCTCGGCCACCGCGTCACCGTCGTGGACCCCAGCCCGAACGCGCTGTTCGCGCTGGAACGCCGGGCCGCCGAGGCCGACGTCGCCGACCGGGTCCAGGGCGTCCAGGGCGACGTCCACGGCCTCTTCGACGTCGTCGAACGCGGCGGCTACGACGCGGTGTTGTGCCACGGCGTGCTCGAGTACGTGGACGACCCCGCCGAAGGCGTCGCCAACGCCGTGGCCTCGCTGCGCCCGGGGGGAGTCCTCAGCCTGCTCGCCTCCGGACTGGGCGGCGCGGTGCTCGCGCGCGCCCTGGCCGGACACTTCACCGAGGCCCGGCACGCACTCGACGACCCGGACGGCCGCTGGGGCGAGGGCGATCCCGTGCCCCGGCGCTTCACCACCGAGCAGCTCACCGCTCTCGTCGAGGGAGCCGGTCTGCGCGTGGGCGCCGTGCACGGCGTGCGGGTCTTCGCGGACCTCGTCCCCGGAGTCCTCGTCGACACCGAGCCCGGCGCCCTGGACGCCCTGCTCAAGCTGGAGGCCGCGGCGGCTGAGCTGCCCGCCTTCCACTCCGTGGCCACCCAGCTCCATGTGCTCGGCGAGACCAGGGAAGCCGCCGAGGCCTGAGCCGACTCCCGTGGCCCTGCCGCTGATCAGGAGCGCGACGGCAGATGGAGTACGCCACAGCGGCCCCGATCGAGCGCTCGGAGCCGTATGATCGGAGGAGACCGTCCGGCATGACGGGCCGGTCGCTGGGGAATGCACGCTTCAGTGAACCGGGGTGCCATGGCGGAATCCGGTTGGCTAATTGGCGTAGAGGGGCGGGTTTCACGGGGGCGATTCCCTGCCTATCCTGAAGGGGACCCCCGGTCGCCCCGGCGACTGCACGATGAGGAGGACTCCGTGCCGCTCTCGGAGCACGAGCAGCGAATGCTCGAGCAGATGGAGCGAGCGCTGTACGCCGAAGATCCCAAGTTCGCGACAGCGCTTGAGGGAAGCGGGCTGCGTACGTACACCCGGAAACGGGTTTACCAGGCGGTCGTGGGCTTCCTGGTTGGTATCGCGCTCCTCATGGCCGGAATGGTCGCACAGCAGATTTGGGTCAGCGTGGTGGGATTCCTCGTCATGCTGGGCTGCGCGGTGCTTGCCGTCACCGGTTGGCGCAAGGCCCCCAAGTCGGGTGAGCAGCCCGCCGCGGGTGCCGGTGCGCCGAGCGCTCCGCAAGCCCGCCGTCAGGGCCGGCAGCGACGCTCCATGATGGACCGCATCGAGGAGCGCTGGCAGCGGCGCCGCGACGAACAAGGCCATTAGCCCCCGGGCAGAGAGCCAGCACAGCGCGCAAGGGGTGACCACCAAGCGGTGG carries:
- a CDS encoding TetR/AcrR family transcriptional regulator; this encodes MESSKAMGSGSGRRQLTRQKLYEAAVTLIAEQGFSATTVDEIAERAGVAKGTVYYNFASKSVLFEELLRHGVRLLTASLREAAEKTAQEGGSKVDALDAMIRAGLVFIDRYPAFTQLYVAELWRTNRAWQSTLMVVRQEAVAVVEGVLRDAVANGELSDEIDIPLTAAALVGMVLVAALDWQAFQPERSLDDVHAALSRLLQGRVSGNR
- a CDS encoding SAV_6107 family HEPN domain-containing protein; its protein translation is MASYHAAAARRRRATGPAPSLTGPASDVHPVLRRATAPPAALDLLAQARAGLDEAALLETPNERYATAHLAALRTAAAVLAARGRPESSPRRRAKIRSAWEVLPEIAPELTEWSALFASGASRRARAEAGIQGAASSRDADDLLRDVAMFLRLVERMLVLQPVLPQPRQDADQEEPDVPEVPDAG
- a CDS encoding DUF3040 domain-containing protein, whose amino-acid sequence is MPLSEHEQRMLEQMERALYAEDPKFATALEGSGLRTYTRKRVYQAVVGFLVGIALLMAGMVAQQIWVSVVGFLVMLGCAVLAVTGWRKAPKSGEQPAAGAGAPSAPQARRQGRQRRSMMDRIEERWQRRRDEQGH
- a CDS encoding phytoene desaturase family protein, producing MARIAVIGAGMGALAAAARLAVAGHRVVVYERAATYGGSVGILERDGFVFDIGPGLLPLPAVYRDLFVKTGKEPLEKCVDLVQVDPASHHLFADGTEVSLPNASRAGVVSALEAALGAGAGERWGKLLVRAREAWDRTRRPLLEEPLWPNWQILAEREPYPPVKQRRLLRTRTATTLAEVGAWELGDARLAALLESHALAYGLDPRVAPAAATVLPYMEHAFGTWYVRGGIRELARAVYERCLARRVEFHFDTAVERIVEKDGRAAGLELADGALQEADFVVAGVAPGVLDRLTSGIAIHGDSEVPPQRGLPSRLTVHLALRGGRPEGMAHRTVVHAADREAELHALFGDRPGRTAATGAGVPAAPTVTVLRPSDPTLVPDDDHEAVTLRVTVPSGLEPTEVDVQGVLTTAERAIPGLRERLLWHEVRTPADIAEATGADDGAVPAPTLAAAGGRLLHPSNSTRLPGLFTVGGWAHPGGGLPHAGMSGALVAGLIVEGPDFQGSQ
- a CDS encoding class I SAM-dependent methyltransferase; this translates as MSDPSRPRASLRTAVVWDVLKDALDRRVKATGRESLDVLDTGGGSGKFAVPAARLGHRVTVVDPSPNALFALERRAAEADVADRVQGVQGDVHGLFDVVERGGYDAVLCHGVLEYVDDPAEGVANAVASLRPGGVLSLLASGLGGAVLARALAGHFTEARHALDDPDGRWGEGDPVPRRFTTEQLTALVEGAGLRVGAVHGVRVFADLVPGVLVDTEPGALDALLKLEAAAAELPAFHSVATQLHVLGETREAAEA